In Nocardioides palaemonis, a single genomic region encodes these proteins:
- the mftB gene encoding mycofactocin biosynthesis chaperone MftB (MftB, a small protein, is a peptide chaperone that assists the radical SAM enzyme MftC in performing two modifications to the C-terminal Val-Tyr dipeptide of the mycofactocin precursor peptide, MftA. MftB's role is analogous to the role of PqqD in the biosynthesis of PQQ, a cofactor that derives entirely from a Tyr and a Glu in the precursor PqqA.), with the protein MSTEPTGFTGRAYVLSPSVALRPEPFGALAYDFDTRRLSFLKTPTLVDVVRLLGECPDVASALDRAGVTGGSRAAYVAALEGLARTHIIQERAA; encoded by the coding sequence GTGTCTACTGAGCCGACGGGGTTCACCGGACGGGCGTACGTCCTCAGCCCCTCCGTGGCCCTGAGGCCGGAACCCTTCGGCGCCCTCGCCTACGACTTCGACACCCGCCGGCTGAGCTTCCTCAAGACCCCGACGCTGGTCGACGTCGTGCGCCTGCTGGGCGAGTGCCCCGACGTGGCGTCGGCCCTCGACCGGGCGGGAGTGACCGGTGGGTCGCGGGCGGCCTACGTCGCCGCGCTCGAGGGACTCGCCCGCACCCACATCATCCAGGAGCGTGCCGCATGA
- the mftA gene encoding mycofactocin precursor MftA (Mycofactocin is a small molecule electron carrier derived from the final two amino acids, Val-Tyr, of MftA, the mycofactocin precursor. It plays a role in redox homeostasis and the metabolism of alcohols and aldehydes in Actinobacteria, including Mycobacterium tuberculosis.) has product MTDPQPTQDTSQDDAAQLAEELVEEVSIDGMCGVY; this is encoded by the coding sequence ATGACCGACCCGCAGCCCACCCAGGACACGTCGCAGGACGACGCCGCCCAGCTCGCCGAGGAGCTGGTCGAGGAGGTCTCGATCGACGGCATGTGCGGTGTCTACTGA